The following proteins come from a genomic window of Chelmon rostratus isolate fCheRos1 chromosome 23, fCheRos1.pri, whole genome shotgun sequence:
- the LOC121626911 gene encoding protein C-ets-2-like translates to MDRSAYELDTLEVPPLTPTSKEVLSQAVKASFAGFAQERINHRFPQDPTMWSEWEVNYWLDWCQAEFGLHYLGSDLRGLQGGELCGLDREAFLGLMSDCTAGEILWEHLEDMRRENYSDCVQEHPHKHCYHAQYHPTERADLHSLDPVTVQHEDYYLIKTEDPSRNVVSAAPLQETETDSAHSDDPDIVDSLSWAAPLQDIEQVTEETMPEDVFTLPRPHKSFKEYVGNKTDLGRAVIPAAVLAGYTGSGPIQLWQFLLELLTDRSCQSCISWTGDGWEFKLTDPDEVALLWGRRKNKPKMNYEKLSRGLRYYYDKNIIRKTAGKRYVYRFVCNLQGLLGYEPGELHGILDISEKRHQ, encoded by the exons ATGGACCGCAGTGCTTACG AGCTGGACACCCTGGAGGTTCCTCCTCTCACCCCTACCAGTAAGGAGGTCCTCAGCCAGGCAGTGAAGGCCAGTTTCGCTGGATTCGCTCAGGAGAGAATCAACCATCGCTTCCCACAGG ATCCCACCATGTGGTCTGAGTGGGAGGTGAACTACTGGCTGGATTGGTGCCAGGCTGAGTTTGGGCTCCACTACCTGGGCTCAGACCTGAGAGGCCTGCAGGGTGGTGAGCTGTGTGGCCTAGACAGGGAGGCTTTCCTGGGCCTGATGTCCGACTGCACTGCGGGAGAGATCCTGTGGGAGCACCTGGAGGACATGAGGAGAG AAAATTACTCGGACTGTGTCCAGGagcatccacacaaacactgttacCATGCTCAGTATCATCCCACTGAGAGGGCAGACCTTCACTCTCTGGACCCTGTGACTGTGCAGCATGAAGACTACTATCTGATCAAAACAGAGGATCCCAGCAGGAACGTGGTCTCTGCTGCTCCCCTGCAGGAAACAG AGACCGACTCTGCTCACAGTGACGACCCTGACATTGTGGACTCTCTGTCGTGGGCTGCTCCACTCCAGGATATAGAGCAAGTGACGGAGGAGACCATGCCTGAAGATGTCTTCACTTTACCACGCCCGCACAAGAGCTTCAAAGAATACGTGGGCAACAAAACAGATCTGGGCCGAGCCGTGATACCGGCAGCTGTCCTCGCTGGTTACACTG GAAGTGGTCCCATTCAGCTGTGGCAGTTTCTACTGGAGCTCCTCACAGACcgcagctgtcagtcatgtaTCAGCTGGACAGGAGATGGGTGGGAATTCAAGCTGACGGACCCTGATGAG GTGGCCCTGCTGTGGGGTCGGAGGAAGAACAAGCCCAAGATGAACTATGAGAAGCTGAGTCGTGGTCTGCGATACTACTACGACAAAAACATCATCCGCAAGACGGCTGGCAAACGCTACGTCTACCGCTTTGTCTGCAACCTGCAAGGCCTGCTGGGATACGAGCCTGGAGAGCTGCACGGCATACTGGACATCAGTGAAAAGCGTCACCAATGA